AAGTTGACTTCCCTGATCCGGTATGACCGATAAGTCCAATAAACTCTCCCTTCTCAATGGAAAAGCTGACATTTTTAATGGCATGTCTTTCAAAAGCCGTTCCATTTCCATATAAATAATTCACTTTATCAAATATAATCTGCAATATAGTCACCTACTAACCGAAGGCAAGCATCGCGCCTGAATCCTTCTTATATATTTATATTATGATACATGACTTCGTTAACTCTTACATATTCTAAGAGTTTACTAATATTATGTTTACACTCTCTTTATCTTTGTCAGTGCTTCCACCAGCTCATCCACTGTAAGTACACCCTTTGGTATCGGAAGACCTTCCTTTCTGAGTTCATAAGCCAGCTCCGTTACCTGTGGAACATCCAATCGATATTTCTTAATCTCCTCCACCTTGGAAAAGATCTCTCGTGGTGTCCCTTCCATCACCACATTACCGTGGTCCATAACAAATACCTTATCTGCATAAATTACTTCATCCATATGATGTGTAATCAGAATGACCGTAACATTTTCTTTTTTGTTTAACTCTCTTATGGTAGCAATAACCTCTTTACGTCCATTGGGGTCCAGCATCGCTGTAGGCTCGTCCAATACTATACATTCTGGTTTCATAGCCATGATTCCTGCGATAGCTACTCTCTGCTTTTGTCCTCCGGAAAGCTTGTTAGGTGATTGATCACGAAATTCCAGCATACCAACCGCTTTTAAGCATCTCTCAACTCGTTCCCATATCTCTTCCGTAGGTACCCCCAGGTTCTCAGGGCCAAATCCAACGTCCTCTTCTACTACGGTAGCAATAATCTGATTATCCGGATTTTGAAATACCATACCTGCTGACTGCCGAATATTCCATAGATTTTTCTCCTCTGAAGTATTCATACCATTTACCCATACGCTTCCTTCCGTCGGGTAAAGAATCGCATTAATATGCTTTGCCAATGTTGACTTACCAGATCCATTCGCTCCTAAAATAGCAACAAAATCACCCTTTTGAACCTCTAAGTCGACCTGATCAATTGCTTTATTAATGGAATCTACATTTCCATCTTCATCTCTTCTTATATATTCAAATGAAAGATTCTGGACCTTAATCATTTCCATAGTTTCCTCATTTCTACACTGCTTATTGCGCATCGACTTCTTTCCGCCTCAATCAGTATCATGTTTTATAAATGATCAACTGTCATGACAGTTGTCATGTTAATAATTATACAGAATTATACCTCATACACTGAAAAAATGAAATATCTTTTTTCATATTTATATAATTAGCGTGTCAAAAGTCAAAACTCTTGAGCGCCATTACTGCGTCTTCTAGTAAAAAAGAAGACGCAACTGTTAAGTAGCGCCTTCCCTGTTATCAATTTTGTCGATGTATTACACTAATTCGATTAATACTTCCATAGCAGCATCGCCTTTACGAGGTCCGATCTTTACGATTCTGGTATAACCACCGTTACGATTTGCATACTTAGGAGCAATCTCATCGAACAACTTATCGGATAAGTTGATTTCCTTTGTATTTCTCTTCTTGCCAGCATTCTCTTTAGGCACTTCAGTAATAGGATAAAGATACTTCATCATTTGCTTTCTAGCATGAAGTCTGGATGCCTTATCCTTCTTGATTGTCTTCTGAACTTCGTCGAAAACAGTAACCTTTTTACCGTTAACAACTTCCTTTACTCTCTTACCGTCTTTATCTTTACGAGCAACTTTAGCAGTAACAGTCACTGTTTCATAGTTGTCTCTTTCTTTAACAGCAAGCGCAATCATGCCTTCAGCAATACCGCGAATTTCTTTTGCTTTGGCTTCGGTTGTGATTATTTTTCCGTTATATAATAAGTTTGTCACCTGGTTTCTCAGCAAAGCCTTTCTTTGACTTGAGGTTCTTCCAAGTTTTCTATAACCTGCCATTTCGTTCCCTCCTTTGAATCATTTTGCTACTAATAACAATCTATACTTAGTCATCACTTTGATTTAAAGATAAACCAAGCTCTTTCAATTTTGCCAATACTTCTTCTAATGATTTACGGCCGAGATTTCTAACCTTCATCATATCTTCTGCTGTTTTATTCGTAAGCTCTTCCACTGTATTAATACCGGCTCTCTTCAAGCAGTTATAGGAACGAACGGATAATTCCAATTCGTCTATGTTCATCTCGAGAACCTTTTCTTTTTCATTATCTTCCTTCTCAACCATGATTTCAGCTGTCTTTGCATGTTCAGAAAGGTCGATAAAGGAATTAAGATGCTCACTTAATACCTTAGCTGCTAAGCTAACAGCCTCGTCAGGTATCAGTGTACCATTGGTATATACATCTAAGGTAAGCTTATCAAAGTCAGTGATTTGACCCACACGGGTATTTTCTACAGTGAGGTTAACACGTTCTACAGGAGTATAAATGGAGTCAATCGGAATAACACCGATTGGTAAATCTTCATTCTTATTCTTGTCTGCACTCACATAACCTCTTCCGTTAGTGATAGTTAACTCCATATAAAGTCGACTATCCGGACCACCGCATAGGGTAGCAATCACCTGATCAGGATTGAGTATCTCGATATCCGGGTCAGCCTGTATATCTCCTGCTGTCACTACAACTTCGCCTTCCGCCTCAATATAAGCAGTTTTGGGCTCATTCGTATCGCTTGTGTTCTTGATTGCTAAGCTTTTGATATTCATGATAATTTCTGTCACATCTTCCTTAACACCCGGAACAACGCTAAACTCATGAACAACACCGTCAATCTTAATTTGACTTACAGCAGAACCCGGCAAGGATGAAAGCATGATTCTTCTTAGGGAGTTACCCAATGTAGTACCATAGCCTCTTTCCAACGGTTCTACTACAAAGCGTCCAAACTTCTTATCTTCGGAAATTTCTGCAATCTCTATTTTGGGTTTTTCAAAATCAAACACAACAGGACCCTCCTTCTGGGTATTTTGAGTTGCTTAATAAATAATAATTAAAATCTTAAATCCTAATTATTTGGAATACAACTCGACAATTAACACTTCGTTTACCGGAACATCAATCTGATCTCTAGTAGGAATTTCTTTTACTACACCTGTAAACGCCTCGTGATTTGCCTCCAGCCATGCAGGTACGGTTCTTCCGTCGGTAACTTCAAAGATATCCTTATATCTCTGGGTATTCTTAAATTTCTCTTTGATTTCGATCTTATCTCCAGCTTTTAAAGTGTAGGAAGGTATATTAACGCACTTACCATTCACTAATACGTGCTTATGATCAACGATCTGTCTAGCTTCTTTTCTAGTTCTGCCATATCCCAAACGGAACATAACATTATCAAGTCTAAGCTCTAATAAGGTCATCAGGTTTTCACCTGTTGTACCAAGCTTCATTTTCTGTGCTCTTGCAAATAAGTTTCTGAAAGGCTGCTCTAACATGCCATAGATAAACTTAGCTTTCTGCTTTTCTCTTAACTGTAAACCATATTCACTTGTCTTCTTGCCTGCTCTTGAGAAGGCTCTATTTGACTTCTTATCTATTCCTAAGTAAGCAGGTTCCAGACCAAGGGATCTGCATTTCTTTAAAACTGGACTCATATCTCTTGCCATTGTTATTCTACCTCCTAATCAGACTCTTCTGCGTTTTGGCGGACGGCATCCGTTATGAGGAACCGGAGTTACATCCTTGATACTTGTTACTTCAATGCCGCAAGCCTGAAGCGCACGAATTGCTGCTTCTCTACCCTGGCCGGGTCCTTTAACCATAACTTCTACTGATCTTAAACCATGAACAAGTGCTGCCTTTGCTGCAGTTTCCGCTGCCATCTGCGCTGCATAAGCTGTTGATTTCTTTGAACCTCTGAAGCCTAATCCACCGGCACTTGCCCAAGAAAGTGCATTACCTTCTGCATCGGTCAGCGTAACAATTGTATTGTTAAAAGATGACTGAATGTGTGCCTGTCCACGATCGACGTTCTTCTTCACACGCTTCTTTGTCACTTTTTTAGCTGATGTTGCTATTTTCTTAGCCATCTAACAAACCCTCCTATTGGATTATTTAATACTTAAATACGCGCCACGCGTGTCATATAAGCATTGTCATAGTCCGGCTATCTCCGGACACTTATTATCAAACTTCTTAATAACTGTTGCGATATCATTAACGATATCACGCTAACCGCCTACGGTCTTCCTGCATGATATCAAAAAATATTCAAATATTATTTCTTCTTATTAGCAACAGTTCTTGCAGGTCCTTTTCTTGTTCTAGCGTTAGTCTTAGTTCTCTGACCACGAACCGGAAGTCCCTTTCTATGACGGATTCCTCTATAGCATCCGATTTCCTGTAATCTCTTAATGTTAAGAGCAACTTCTCTTCTTAAATCGCCCTCAACTTGCTGTGTTTCATCAATAATATCTCTAATTCTTCCCACTTCTTCGTCAGTTAAATCTCTAACACGAGTGTCAGGATTAACATTTGCCGCAGCAAGAATACGATTGGCACTTACTCTACCAATACCATAAATATAGGTAAGTCCGATCTCTACACGTTTCTCTCTTGGTAAATCTACACCACTGATACGAGCCATGTGATTTTTACACCTCCAAAAATATTTGTTTAATTATGTAATGCCAATGGCATTACATCAGCCGCTTTAAATTGTAACTTGCAAGACAATCAGCTTGCAGCTAAGACTCCGTGATGACGGCACGGTTCTTAAGACAAATCACTACGGTTAGATACTCCGAATGGATGTCCACAATATCACAATGTTCTGATGGACAGTCATGCATAGGCATACTTCCAAGCAGATGATTGTAACACAAAAAGCAAAGACTTATAAGGATTCTTGATGATTCAGAATTCTTGATATATAAAACAATAACGAGTCATTGAGGCACCCGAACTATTGTATATTAGCCTTGTCTTTGTTTGTGTTTCGGGTTCTCACAGATTACTCTGATGCTACCCTTTCTTTTAATGATTTTGCATTTTTCGCAAATTGGTTTAACTGATGACCTTACTTTCACAGTAATTCACCCCTTTCAAAAAAGTCCGTTTACTATTATACCACCGCAGGTATATAATAGCAAGCATAATTTTTTACGATTATATACAATGGATTAGGTTAACAGATATTTTGTTAATCTCTTCTCATTGGATCAATAATAAGTGGGATTTATTTATCTCGCCAGATAATTCTTCCCTTGGTCAAATCATAGGGAGACAATTCAAGTGTAACCTTATCTCCGGGTACGATCTTAATAAAGTTCATACGGAGTTTTCCACTGATATGTGCTAATACTCTATGACCATTTTCGAGTTCTACCTGGAACATTGCATTCGGCAGCTTTTCAATAACAGTACCTTCGATTTCAACAACATCGGTCTTTGACATTATTTGGCCTCCTTACTTGACTTTCGATTTAATAGCATCTTTATTGTTCTCTTAATTTCTTCATTCTTAATAGAATGGTTCAGTATCTTCTCTTTGATTTCCGGATCTGCTCCGGCTAACATAGTTACATGCTTAATCTTTTTCTTTTTCGGATGATCTAGGGTTCTGATTTTACCGTCCACTAGATATAAATATTCATGATCAATTTGAAATATTACATAACATTTTCCTGAATCATGACCGGCAATTGAATTTACATAACCTCCGACTTGAAACTCATTCATCATTGATTAATTCCTTCCAGGAATACGTTGTTCTTTCATAGCTTACATTACCGACCCCTTACCCATATTATAATAAGTAGAAACAGCTCTAACAGGGTTAACCACGGTAAATTGTCAATAACTCCGGTTCTCCATCAGTAATTAAAACAGTGTTCTCATAATGTGCGGATAGTGATCCGTCAGCAGAAACTACCGTCCAATCATCATCCAACCAGTATACATCATAGCGTCCGGCATTTACCATTGGCTCAATTGCAAGAGTCATTCCCACTTCCAGCCTGGGCCCTCTCCTCTTTTGCCTGAAATTTGGTATCTGCGGTTCTTCATGAAGATTTCTTCCTATTCCATGCCCTACCAAATCTCTCACTACCGAAAAACCATGTGCCTCGACATATGTTTGAATTGCATCCGAAATCTCATGCAAATGATTACCTACTTTTGCAAACTTTATACCCTCATAAAAGCTCTGTCTGGTCACTTCAATCAGCTTTTTTGCCTCCTGTGATATTTCACCAACAGGAACTGTTCTAGCCGCATCGGAATGATACCCCTGATAAATAACTCCACAATCCAGACTGACAATATCTCCATCCTGAAGAATCCGTTTCTTGCTGGGAATTCCATGTACTACCTCATCATTTACGGATATACAGACTGATGCGGGATAACCATTATAGTTTAGAAAGGAAGGAATACAACCATACCCTTTGATGATATCTGCACACTTTCTATCAATGTCATAAGTTGAAATCCCTGGACGAACCATAGCCATCAATTCCTCCAGTACATTTGCTAAAATCCTTCCGGACTCCCGCATTAACATGATTTCCTTCTCTGACTTAATATTTATTGACATGCCATCTCTTCCTTTCTAAATAACCGTCAACTTCTGTTGTGGCGGCATACAATATTTATATATAAATGCTTAACGACTATGCTTCAACGATATTTACGATCTCATTGAAAACCTCTTCTAAATCCTTTGTTCCATCAACAGATTTCAAAATACCTTTAATTTTATAATAATCAATTAATGGCTGAGTCTGCTCATGATATACCTTCAAACGTTTTTCAACGGTTTCTGGTTTATCATCCTCACGTAGAATTAGCTCTCCCTCGCAAACATCACAGATTCCTTCTTTTTTAGGCGGAATAGTTACAATATGATAGGTTCCACCACAATTTACACAAGCTCTTCTTCCTGACATACGACGAATGATATTCTCATCCGGCACATCAACGTCAATAGCATACTCTACGGCATCACCATTCTTTGCAAGTGCATCATCCAAAGCCTTAGCCTGTGGTATTGTTCTTGGAAAGCCATCCAGAACATAGCCTTTTTCACAATCAGATTCTTTGAAGCGGTCAACAACCAAATCTACAACCAGTTCATCAGGAACTAATAAACCCTGATCCATGAAAACCTTTGCCTTTTTACCAAGCTCTGTTCCATTTTTTATATTAGCTCGGAAAATATCTCCTGTTGAAATGTGTGGTATACCATATTTTTCAGCTAATTTTTTAGCTTGTGTACCCTTTCCTGCTCCGGGTGCTCCTAACATAATAATCTTCATGTAAGATTTCCTCCTGTTTTAACCAGCTACGCCAGTTTTATAAGCTTATAGAAAATGTTTATTTAACCACAATATCCCGTTGTGAAACACACTACGGATGTTGCAAAACAATCGTAATGAATATTCTGCAACATCTCAGTATGTTTACAACGGAATAGATTAATCATTCAAGAATCCTTTGTAATGACGTACCAGCAATTGTGATTCAATCTGTTTAATTGTTTCGATGATTACACCAACGATAATGATGATGGATGTACCACCAAAGCTTACATCAGCTGAAAATACACCTGATACAAATATAGGTATAATGGATACAATTGTAAGTCCGATTGCTCCTATAAATATGATGTAATTAAGTACCTTCTGTAAATACTCTGTTGTAGGTTTACCAGGACGAATTCCAGGGATAAATCCACCTTGTTTCTTAATATTATTCGATACTTCAATTGGATTAAAGGTAACTGAGGTATAGAAGTATGCGAAGAAAATAATAAGTACAATATAGATGATTAATCCAAGAGAATATTTAAAATCTCCCCAGCTCTTTGTAACCAGCCAACTGTTTTGATCTAAAACCTTCAGTACCTTAGGCCAGAAATAAGCTCTTTCCGGTCTTACACCAAAGAGGGATGCAATTACAATTGGAAATGTCATGATAGAGTTGGCAAAAATAACTGGAATAACACCCGCTGTATTCACCTTTAATGGAATATTGGAAGCTTGTCCACCTAGCATTTTTCTGCCTTGAACTTTTTTTGCATAAGTAACCGGTATTTTTCTTTCACCATCTTGAAGAATCAATACCAATACTACTGCTAAAATGACAACAAATACAATAACAAGTGCAGCTACAATTGCATTAACAACTGGTTTATTAATAATAAATTTCTGAGTCAGACTGATAAAATCACCTGGCATAGTAGACACAATGTTAACTAACAGGATGATGGAAATACCATTACCGACACCATTCTGAGTAATTCTCTCACCCAACCACATAAGAAATGTAGAACCTGCAGTAAAGGAAGCAACAATTACAACCACATTAGTGAAGGTAAATCCTCCTTCTAATGCACCGGAGTTGCCAAATCCGATAGCAAAAGCCAATGATTCAAGCACAGCTAATCCTACGGATACATACCGCATAATTTCATTCATTTTCTTTCTTCCATCTTCGCCTTCCTTTTGCATTTCCTCTAGCTTAGGAATTGCAATGGTTAACAGCTGAACGATAATGGATGCAGTAATATATGGAGAAATACTTAATGCGAAAATAGACATTCTCA
The nucleotide sequence above comes from Variimorphobacter saccharofermentans. Encoded proteins:
- a CDS encoding energy-coupling factor transporter ATPase, producing the protein MEMIKVQNLSFEYIRRDEDGNVDSINKAIDQVDLEVQKGDFVAILGANGSGKSTLAKHINAILYPTEGSVWVNGMNTSEEKNLWNIRQSAGMVFQNPDNQIIATVVEEDVGFGPENLGVPTEEIWERVERCLKAVGMLEFRDQSPNKLSGGQKQRVAIAGIMAMKPECIVLDEPTAMLDPNGRKEVIATIRELNKKENVTVILITHHMDEVIYADKVFVMDHGNVVMEGTPREIFSKVEEIKKYRLDVPQVTELAYELRKEGLPIPKGVLTVDELVEALTKIKRV
- a CDS encoding bL17 family ribosomal protein, which codes for MAGYRKLGRTSSQRKALLRNQVTNLLYNGKIITTEAKAKEIRGIAEGMIALAVKERDNYETVTVTAKVARKDKDGKRVKEVVNGKKVTVFDEVQKTIKKDKASRLHARKQMMKYLYPITEVPKENAGKKRNTKEINLSDKLFDEIAPKYANRNGGYTRIVKIGPRKGDAAMEVLIELV
- a CDS encoding DNA-directed RNA polymerase subunit alpha; amino-acid sequence: MFDFEKPKIEIAEISEDKKFGRFVVEPLERGYGTTLGNSLRRIMLSSLPGSAVSQIKIDGVVHEFSVVPGVKEDVTEIIMNIKSLAIKNTSDTNEPKTAYIEAEGEVVVTAGDIQADPDIEILNPDQVIATLCGGPDSRLYMELTITNGRGYVSADKNKNEDLPIGVIPIDSIYTPVERVNLTVENTRVGQITDFDKLTLDVYTNGTLIPDEAVSLAAKVLSEHLNSFIDLSEHAKTAEIMVEKEDNEKEKVLEMNIDELELSVRSYNCLKRAGINTVEELTNKTAEDMMKVRNLGRKSLEEVLAKLKELGLSLNQSDD
- the rpsD gene encoding 30S ribosomal protein S4, whose protein sequence is MARDMSPVLKKCRSLGLEPAYLGIDKKSNRAFSRAGKKTSEYGLQLREKQKAKFIYGMLEQPFRNLFARAQKMKLGTTGENLMTLLELRLDNVMFRLGYGRTRKEARQIVDHKHVLVNGKCVNIPSYTLKAGDKIEIKEKFKNTQRYKDIFEVTDGRTVPAWLEANHEAFTGVVKEIPTRDQIDVPVNEVLIVELYSK
- the rpsK gene encoding 30S ribosomal protein S11 codes for the protein MAKKIATSAKKVTKKRVKKNVDRGQAHIQSSFNNTIVTLTDAEGNALSWASAGGLGFRGSKKSTAYAAQMAAETAAKAALVHGLRSVEVMVKGPGQGREAAIRALQACGIEVTSIKDVTPVPHNGCRPPKRRRV
- the rpsM gene encoding 30S ribosomal protein S13; this translates as MARISGVDLPREKRVEIGLTYIYGIGRVSANRILAAANVNPDTRVRDLTDEEVGRIRDIIDETQQVEGDLRREVALNIKRLQEIGCYRGIRHRKGLPVRGQRTKTNARTRKGPARTVANKKK
- the rpmJ gene encoding 50S ribosomal protein L36, translating into MKVRSSVKPICEKCKIIKRKGSIRVICENPKHKQRQG
- the infA gene encoding translation initiation factor IF-1; amino-acid sequence: MSKTDVVEIEGTVIEKLPNAMFQVELENGHRVLAHISGKLRMNFIKIVPGDKVTLELSPYDLTKGRIIWRDK
- a CDS encoding KOW domain-containing RNA-binding protein, which encodes MMNEFQVGGYVNSIAGHDSGKCYVIFQIDHEYLYLVDGKIRTLDHPKKKKIKHVTMLAGADPEIKEKILNHSIKNEEIKRTIKMLLNRKSSKEAK
- the map gene encoding type I methionyl aminopeptidase, whose translation is MSINIKSEKEIMLMRESGRILANVLEELMAMVRPGISTYDIDRKCADIIKGYGCIPSFLNYNGYPASVCISVNDEVVHGIPSKKRILQDGDIVSLDCGVIYQGYHSDAARTVPVGEISQEAKKLIEVTRQSFYEGIKFAKVGNHLHEISDAIQTYVEAHGFSVVRDLVGHGIGRNLHEEPQIPNFRQKRRGPRLEVGMTLAIEPMVNAGRYDVYWLDDDWTVVSADGSLSAHYENTVLITDGEPELLTIYRG
- a CDS encoding adenylate kinase — protein: MKIIMLGAPGAGKGTQAKKLAEKYGIPHISTGDIFRANIKNGTELGKKAKVFMDQGLLVPDELVVDLVVDRFKESDCEKGYVLDGFPRTIPQAKALDDALAKNGDAVEYAIDVDVPDENIIRRMSGRRACVNCGGTYHIVTIPPKKEGICDVCEGELILREDDKPETVEKRLKVYHEQTQPLIDYYKIKGILKSVDGTKDLEEVFNEIVNIVEA
- the secY gene encoding preprotein translocase subunit SecY → MFKTLRNAFKVKDIRKRLIYTMIALLVVRLGTLLPAPAISRDVTQGWFQNLGFFNNLTGGSLLRMSIFALSISPYITASIIVQLLTIAIPKLEEMQKEGEDGRKKMNEIMRYVSVGLAVLESLAFAIGFGNSGALEGGFTFTNVVVIVASFTAGSTFLMWLGERITQNGVGNGISIILLVNIVSTMPGDFISLTQKFIINKPVVNAIVAALVIVFVVILAVVLVLILQDGERKIPVTYAKKVQGRKMLGGQASNIPLKVNTAGVIPVIFANSIMTFPIVIASLFGVRPERAYFWPKVLKVLDQNSWLVTKSWGDFKYSLGLIIYIVLIIFFAYFYTSVTFNPIEVSNNIKKQGGFIPGIRPGKPTTEYLQKVLNYIIFIGAIGLTIVSIIPIFVSGVFSADVSFGGTSIIIIVGVIIETIKQIESQLLVRHYKGFLND